A region of Selenomonadales bacterium 4137-cl DNA encodes the following proteins:
- a CDS encoding sigma 54-interacting transcriptional regulator, with protein MPNPVSSSKRREIAKQNLEKIFENFPDPIFVTDSQGNVLLSNSSTALTLDMSLDQLLKSNVADLVKKGYYTKSYAMEVAEKKCVLSGILKTKLNLSMISASTPVLDDNGEVILVVTHARPKDTVEKYISKEERGKQDQRKREIEYLRSHVLETDTIVAESKAMRQVLLAAHAVAQTDSTVLLNGESGTGKEVLAKYIHRHSKRFNEAFIAVNCAAFPEQLVESELFGYERGAFTGAKGEGRMGLIEAAHNGTLFLDEIAELPLTLQSKLLRVLETGEVRRLGSNTARKIDFRLIAATHQDLKKMSEEYLFREDLYYRLNVIPIRIPPLRDRPEDTLVLALKFLDDFNRKHKTAYEFDGETLEMFQSNAWPGNVRELRNAVERKVIQHLQDYQADCLQAVSSFSSGISRSDCIKILGLTGSLKDVTRTVEEKYIDHVLRECGGRIGEAAKRLGIYRTVLYRKLKAFERERGQA; from the coding sequence ATGCCTAATCCGGTAAGTTCCTCCAAACGAAGAGAGATTGCTAAACAGAATCTGGAGAAGATTTTTGAAAATTTTCCTGACCCGATATTTGTGACTGACAGTCAAGGAAACGTGTTGCTGTCCAATTCTTCAACCGCCCTTACTCTTGATATGTCGCTCGACCAGTTGCTGAAATCCAATGTCGCGGACTTGGTAAAGAAGGGTTACTATACAAAGTCTTATGCCATGGAAGTGGCGGAAAAAAAGTGCGTCTTAAGCGGCATATTGAAGACGAAGCTCAATCTGTCGATGATTTCCGCCAGTACGCCGGTTCTGGACGATAATGGCGAGGTCATACTGGTGGTAACCCATGCCCGGCCGAAGGACACGGTCGAGAAATACATCAGCAAGGAGGAACGGGGGAAGCAGGATCAGCGCAAGCGGGAAATAGAGTATCTGCGGAGCCATGTGCTCGAAACGGATACGATTGTTGCCGAGAGCAAAGCGATGCGCCAAGTGCTGCTTGCCGCGCATGCTGTAGCCCAGACGGACAGCACGGTTTTGTTGAACGGGGAGTCGGGAACAGGCAAGGAGGTACTGGCCAAGTACATCCACCGCCATAGCAAACGGTTCAACGAGGCGTTCATCGCCGTCAACTGCGCGGCTTTTCCCGAGCAATTGGTGGAATCCGAGCTGTTCGGCTATGAACGAGGAGCGTTTACCGGCGCCAAAGGCGAGGGTCGGATGGGGCTTATCGAGGCCGCCCATAACGGGACGCTGTTTCTCGACGAGATCGCTGAATTGCCGTTGACGCTCCAGTCAAAACTTCTGCGGGTGTTGGAAACAGGCGAGGTTAGGCGGCTGGGAAGCAATACCGCCCGGAAGATCGATTTCCGGCTTATCGCCGCGACTCACCAGGATCTTAAGAAGATGTCGGAGGAGTACCTTTTCCGGGAGGACCTGTATTATCGTCTGAATGTTATCCCGATCCGGATACCGCCGCTGCGGGACAGACCGGAGGATACGCTGGTGCTTGCCCTTAAGTTTTTGGACGATTTCAACAGAAAGCACAAGACCGCTTACGAGTTTGACGGCGAGACGCTGGAAATGTTCCAGTCGAACGCTTGGCCGGGAAATGTCCGGGAACTGCGTAACGCGGTGGAGCGGAAAGTGATTCAACATCTGCAGGATTACCAGGCGGATTGCCTTCAGGCAGTTTCGTCCTTTTCGAGCGGGATTTCGCGGAGCGACTGCATCAAGATTCTTGGCTTGACGGGTTCGCTGAAAGATGTGACGCGTACCGTGGAGGAAAAGTATATCGACCATGTCCTGAGAGAATGTGGAGGGCGGATTGGCGAGGCGGCCAAACGGCTGGGGATTTATCGGACCGTTCTTTACCGGAAACTTAAAGCTTTCGAGAGGGAGCGGGGACAGGCCTGA
- a CDS encoding methyl-accepting chemotaxis protein, whose amino-acid sequence MRKIDAAIMLTEMIRDVSVLDCNVIVCDAEAKILQFVQANTFQADIKVGDTATGGVIKECLAKRQITKGIIPERVYGVTLKAIIYPIVEADGNLSGVLGTATSLRMQEVLHQSAESVAATSQQMAASTEELALSAGLLASNLALAKASGDSVLGEIGKTNEILRFVSDVANNSNLLGLNAAIEAARAGEKGRGFAVVADEIRKMAVNSAQSVREIRGILDRMQTETRNAVQAIVATSELGERQLVATEQIKVTMQELATSASEIERIAEVV is encoded by the coding sequence ATGAGAAAAATTGATGCGGCAATTATGTTGACGGAAATGATCCGTGATGTTTCGGTTCTTGATTGCAACGTAATTGTATGTGACGCGGAGGCTAAAATCCTTCAATTCGTGCAGGCTAATACTTTTCAAGCGGACATAAAGGTCGGCGATACCGCCACGGGAGGCGTCATCAAGGAGTGTCTTGCCAAGCGGCAAATAACGAAAGGCATAATTCCGGAAAGAGTATACGGTGTTACTCTCAAGGCGATAATTTACCCGATTGTCGAAGCGGACGGCAATCTTTCGGGCGTGCTCGGCACGGCAACCAGTTTGCGGATGCAGGAAGTGCTCCATCAAAGCGCCGAGTCGGTGGCGGCTACCTCGCAGCAGATGGCGGCATCGACGGAAGAGTTGGCTCTCTCGGCCGGACTTCTGGCGAGTAATCTCGCGTTGGCAAAAGCGAGTGGAGATAGTGTGCTCGGCGAAATTGGCAAGACGAATGAGATTCTGCGGTTTGTCAGCGATGTAGCCAATAATTCGAATTTGCTCGGGCTTAACGCGGCGATTGAAGCCGCCCGGGCAGGAGAGAAGGGACGCGGGTTTGCCGTCGTTGCCGACGAGATTCGCAAGATGGCTGTCAACAGCGCCCAATCAGTACGCGAAATTAGAGGCATCCTCGACAGGATGCAGACTGAGACGCGGAATGCGGTGCAGGCTATTGTGGCTACATCTGAATTGGGGGAGCGGCAGCTTGTGGCTACGGAGCAAATAAAAGTGACGATGCAGGAGCTGGCGACTTCGGCTTCGGAAATCGAGCGGATTGCGGAAGTGGTTTAA
- a CDS encoding MFS transporter: protein MNKTMERPTKQRVMLATVLFLILVIAYFDRVNTSVLAADDAFLKAMGIENNPVAIGSLMSMFLFAYAIANAVLSPLGDIYGPRLMMIVAVVIMGVSMIIGGLAQSLGTLLAARAVLGIGEGLHWPMQMKFVKNWFPPPERGKANSAWLLGLMFAPAVAMPFFTWLISFTGWRLSFFVLASFSLVSLAMLYWFTTDRPEQHKGVNKQELEHVMAGLRAETEREAAMGATTTWESYKLFVTNYRYWLLVVFYMCNAAIFWGTIAWLPSYFRMALGFNWAKMGAWSSLPYVLGLFSLALFGYLTDRYGKKIFFSAVSMLLPAIFIYMSTTATTTTSAAIYISIGIGTVALGLPAVWSIQQRLVPGKALAAGAGLMNGFGMLSSALAPMIIGYFIKVTGSYSGGFLYLVGLALAGCIAIVCLGLVLPAERAEGSAKAGQAG from the coding sequence ATGAATAAAACAATGGAAAGGCCAACTAAACAAAGAGTGATGCTGGCCACGGTATTATTTTTGATCCTCGTTATCGCCTATTTCGATAGGGTGAATACTTCGGTGCTGGCGGCTGACGATGCTTTTCTCAAAGCTATGGGCATCGAGAACAACCCGGTTGCCATCGGATCGCTGATGTCGATGTTTCTGTTCGCTTATGCTATCGCCAATGCGGTGCTTAGCCCGTTGGGCGATATCTACGGGCCGCGACTGATGATGATCGTGGCTGTGGTGATAATGGGAGTGTCCATGATAATCGGCGGGCTGGCCCAGTCTCTGGGGACTTTGCTTGCCGCCCGGGCAGTTTTGGGGATAGGCGAGGGGCTGCACTGGCCGATGCAAATGAAATTCGTAAAGAACTGGTTTCCGCCTCCGGAGAGGGGAAAGGCTAACTCGGCCTGGCTGTTGGGCCTGATGTTCGCCCCGGCAGTTGCGATGCCGTTTTTTACATGGCTTATCAGCTTCACGGGCTGGCGGCTGAGCTTCTTCGTTTTGGCATCTTTCTCTCTCGTTTCCCTGGCAATGCTGTACTGGTTTACGACCGACCGTCCCGAGCAGCATAAGGGAGTGAACAAGCAGGAGCTCGAGCATGTAATGGCCGGTCTGCGTGCGGAAACGGAGCGGGAAGCGGCCATGGGGGCTACTACGACGTGGGAGAGTTATAAGCTTTTTGTCACTAACTACCGGTATTGGCTGCTTGTCGTATTCTACATGTGTAACGCGGCAATCTTCTGGGGAACTATCGCCTGGTTGCCTTCTTACTTCCGCATGGCCCTCGGTTTCAATTGGGCCAAGATGGGCGCATGGTCGTCGCTGCCGTATGTTCTGGGGTTGTTCAGTCTTGCTCTGTTCGGTTATCTCACGGACCGATACGGGAAAAAGATCTTTTTTTCGGCTGTTTCCATGCTCTTGCCGGCGATTTTCATATATATGTCCACAACCGCAACAACGACTACCAGTGCCGCGATCTATATCTCGATCGGTATCGGTACGGTGGCTTTGGGGCTGCCGGCGGTCTGGTCAATACAGCAGAGACTGGTGCCCGGCAAGGCTCTAGCCGCCGGGGCCGGATTGATGAATGGATTCGGGATGCTGTCGTCAGCCCTTGCCCCGATGATTATCGGCTACTTTATCAAAGTGACGGGCAGTTATTCCGGCGGTTTTTTGTATCTGGTTGGTCTTGCCTTGGCAGGTTGTATCGCCATCGTGTGTTTGGGACTTGTTTTGCCTGCTGAGCGGGCGGAGGGAAGCGCAAAAGCCGGGCAGGCGGGTTGA